The DNA region AGATTGCTTCGTGTTCTTCTAACTTAGGAAGGTGTGTGATGAAATCCAATGACACACTTTTCCAATATCTCATTGGTATCGGCAAGCATTCGAGAAGTCCCCAGACTTTGGTTTTCTCAACTTTGTCTTGTTGGTATATAAGACACGTGTTGGTATATGTCATGATATCATTTTGCATGTTTGGTCAGAAGTATCCCTTCTTTACTAAGGCGTAAGTTCGTTGCCACCCGAGGTGGTCTTTCTATAGCGTGTCATGAAACTTGTACATAAATTTCTTCCTTAGATCCCCCACCCTCGGGACATATAGCCTATTTCCTTTATTTAGGAGTAAGTCCCCTTTAACCCAAAATTGCTGGGTCTAATTGGCTTTAACTAACTCGATAACAATAGTGTTGGCCAAAAGGTCTTTCGGTAGCTATTTTCAAATGATGCGGTGCATCGACTCGCCTATtttacttgaatgaatatgggctaacatgcacaCGGTCGCATGTTCTCCCTTCTAACTCATGGCGTCGGCAACTTGATTATTCATTCTTGCTTTGTGTTCGAACTTGAAGTCAAACTCAGCTATTAACTCTTGCCAACGTGCTTGTTTGGAAGCCAACTTGAGTTGGTCAAAGAAATGGCAAACAGCGTTGTTGTCAGTCTTTATCAAGAAGCGAGAACccaacaaatattgtctcCAGGTTCGGAGATAGTGGACGACTACTAGCATTTTTTTCTCAGAGATAATATACCTCCTCTTAGTATTGTTGAACTTTCGGCTCTCATAGGCAATGGGGTGTCccttttgaataaaaatgcCCCCAAGTGCAAAGTCCGATGCATCGATTTCTACTTCGAACGGTTTGATACGATCAACCAAGTCAAGAATAGACCCCTTCAACATGGCTGCTTTCAAATCTTTGAATGCACTCTTGCATTTTGCTAACCACAACCTTGGGTGGTCCTTCATTAGTAGTTCTGTTAGCGGAAAAACTCGTCGTGAAAACCTTTCGACGAATCATAAATCATAGTTGGCTAATCCTAAGAAGGATCACACCTCGGTTACTGAATTGAgattttttcttcctaaatggttttgattttatcgTCATCTATGTTGATTTGCCCACATCTAATGGCATATCCTAGGAAGTTGATGCACTTTTAAGTGAAAGCACATTTTTCCTGCTTAACCTATAGTTAGTTATGTTTCAGCTTCTCAAAGATTAGACGGAGATGTACCTTGTATTTTTCTAGGATGGCATTGTACACAACTATATCATATAGGTAAACAACGATGAACTAGTCCAGGTATTCGTGAAAGACCAGGTTAATTAGGGTACAAAACGTAGCAAGAGCATTTTTCAGCCCAAAAGGCATTACTAAGAATTCGAAAACTCTGTATCTTTTGGGGTTTTAACCCTCGGGCAATGCACACCTGATCTTATCATGACCGTAGATCCAACTTTGTGAAGTATCTAGCTTCGTGGAGTTGATCAAACAGGTCATATATAATAGGTTATGGGTACTTATTATGTACTGCCGCCTTATTTAGAGCTCTTTAGTCGATACACAAACGTATCGTCctatctttcttcttttcaaataaGACTACGGCCCCATAAGGTGCCTTTGCGGGACGGAGGAACCCTGCCGCTAGTATCTTATTTAGATGTTTTCTCAGTTCGGCTATCTCTGAGAAAGCCATCTGATATGCATCGTTTGCTGGGGTCTTAGTCCAGGTAGGATCGATGTCCCAACAATGGGGTAATGCCTTTTGTAGGCTTTCTGGCATAATATTAGCATAACTACGTAGGACATCTCTAATTTCATTCGAGACAGGTTAGATGGTGGTTACTTCTTCCACCATTAGTATAGCCATGGANCAATATGGCATGATCGTcacatcctcccccacctaattggttgacatTCTTGTCAACTGTCTAGTTTTAAAATCTGCAATGTGGGTCGTGGTGGAGTCCATATCTTCGACGTGTTCCTAGTTAGTTTCCTTTGAAGGAAGGTTCTTtcatttgacaaggaattcgTTTGTTGTCTTTCTACTTGAGGTCTATTCCAGTAGTCATCATTCAGATCGGGGTGGTAAGGCTTTAGGTTGCTCAAATGGATTACGGGttgaattttcatccatgtgaGCAATGTCACCTTGTAAAATGTAGCCTCAATTTTATTAAGGATTAGACCCGTTCTTGATACTTCCTAACGAGTCTTTGGTCTTTTCGGctccaaaataaaatctgTTTCGGCCTGAGTTTGATGAGTACCTGGTCCTCGACTCGAAACANTCAAAGATTAGACGGAGATGTACCTTGTATTTTTCTAGGATGGCATTGTACACAACTATATCATATAGGTAAACAACGATGAACTAGTCCAGGTATTCGTGAAAGACCAGGTTAATTAGGGTACAAAACGTAGCAAGAGCATTTTTCAGCCCAAAAGGCATTACTAAGAATTCGAAAACTCTGTATCTTTTGGGGTTTTAACCCTCGGGCAATGCACACCTGATCTTATCATGACCGTAGATCCAACTTTGTGAAGTATCTAGCTTCGTGGAGTTGATCAAACAGGTCATATATAATAGGTTATGGGTACTTATTATGTACTGCCGCCTTATTTAGAGCTCTTTAGTCGATACACAAACGTATCGTCctatctttcttcttttcaaataaGACTACGGCCCCATAAGGTGCCTTTGCGGGACGGAGGAACCCTGCCGCTAGTATCTTATTTAGATGTTTTCTCAGTTCGGCTATCTCTGAGAAAGCCATCTGATATGCATCGTTTGCTGGGGTCTTAGTCCAGGTAGGATCGATGTCCCAACAATGGGGTAATGCCTTTTGTAGGCTTTCTGGCATAATATTAGCATAACTACGTAGGACATCTCTGATTTCATTCGAGACAGGTTAGATGGGGGTTACTTCTTCCTCCATTAGTATAGCCATAGACATGAGCTCTTCTCAGGCAAGCCCTCTCTTCAGTTTTAATGTCGACCATATCCATTTCTCCTGACCAAGCCCCTAATTTTAGGGAGACTCTTTTGGAGACTCCAACGATAGGTAGAGCCTTTGAATTAATAACTTTCATCTTTTCATAGTCATTCCCTACCTTTAGTTTCAGTCGGTAGGCTTCATGGTCAGAGATAAAGTTATGAGTCACATGAAAATCTACTAGGATGGTCTCACTAGCACTCTTGCATTTTGCTAACCACAACCTTGGGTGGTCCTTTATTAGTAGTTCTGTTAGCGGAAAAACTCGTtgaaaacccttcgacgaaTCATAAATCATAGTTGGCTAATCTTAAGAAGGATCACACCTCGGTTACTGAATTGAGATTTTTTCTCTCCCTaaatggttttgattttatcgTCATCTATGTTGATCTGCCCACATCTAATGGCATATCCTAGGAAGTTGATGCACTTTTAAGTGAAAGCACATTTTTCCTGCTTAACCTATAGTTAGTTATGTTTCAGCTTCTCAAAGATTAGACGGAGATGTACCTTGTATTTTTCTAGGATGGCATTGTACACAACTATATCATATAGGTAAACAACGATGAACTAGTCCAGGTATTCGTGAAAGACCAGGTTAATTAGGGTACAAAACGTAGCAAGAGCATTTTTCAGCCCAAAAGGCATTACTAAGAATTCGAAAACTCTGTATCTTTTGGGGTTTTAACCCTCGGGCAATGCACACCTGATCTTATCATGACCGTAGATCCAACTTTGTGAAGTATCTAGCTTCGTGGAGTTGATCAAACAGGTCATATATAATAGGTTATGGGTACTTATTATGTACTGCCGCCTTATTTAGAGCTCTTTAGTCGATACACAAACGTATCGTCctatctttcttcttttcaaataaGACTACGGCCCCATAAGGTGCCTTTGCGGGACGGAGGAACCCTGCCGCTAGTATCTTATTTAGATGTTTTCTCAGTTCGGCTATCTCTGAGAAAGCCATCTGATATGCATCGTTTGCTGGGGTCTTAGTCCAGGTAGGATCGATGTCCCAACAATGGGGTAATGCCTTTTGTAGGCTTTCTGGCATAATATTAGCATAACTACGTAGGACATCTCTAATTTCATTCGAGACAGGTTAGATGGTGGTTACTTCTTCCACCATTAGTATAGCCATGGACATGAGCTCTTTTCAGGCAAGCCCTCTCTTCAGTTTTAATGTCGACCATATCCATTTCTCCTGACCAAGCCCCTAATTTTAGGAAGACTCTTTTGGAGACTCCAACGATAGGTAGATCCTTTGAATTAATAACTTTCATCTTTTCATAGTCATTCTCTATCTTTAGTTTCAGTCTGTAGGCTTCATGGTCAGAGATGAAGTTATGAGTCACATGAAAATCTACTAGGATGGTCTCACTCGGGTAAGAATTGATTATAACATCAACGAACATCAACCCTTTCTTATACTCTTCTTTCAGATCAACCTTCTTTTGGATATAGGCGATAGAAATTTTGAGACTCTAATTCTTGGAGTGTCGTGATCTTCCTCTATTGTCATTGGTTCACGTTGAAGGGCACTAAGTGCAGCTTGATGAGGCCATTAAGGGATTTTGTGGGTTAGGAGTGGTGCTGGTTTCTTTTGGAAAATTGCTTCACCACCAAAATCTAGGAGTCTTTCTACGGCAATGAATGTAGCACTTTTGTtcatatagttttttttctcaccCATGGTTGCAATCCCtcgaaaaaaaacaaatattttgtcTTTCTCTGATATGTCCTAATATCCAACCTCAACACAGAGAACTGCTTGATATAGTATCGTATTCACTCAGTGTGTCTCAGTTTCTGTACTTTTCATCCTCTTACGAACTTGACATTTTCAGGGAAGAATTGATTCATCAACTCTTTTTTTATGTCTTCCCATGAGTTGATGTATGAACCACTTTGAAAATCATTCACCTTCGATAGCCACCAGATTTTTGCATCGTCCACGAAATACGTTGTGGTAAGTGTAACTTTTAGGTCCTCGACACAAGTTCCTATGGCTTTAAAGTATTGTTCTACGTCAATGATtaagtttttcaattttttggcATCTCGCTTCTCAAGACATTGGTTTCTGGAATTTTAGTCGGTTGATTCTGACCTGAGCTTGGCCTGGGGTGTGATTCTGTACAACCCTCATGGTCAAATTCACTCGGGAGTTTATCTTGGCCATCTCTTCTTGGCATCAATATGTGTTATGAAGTCTTTAGCTGACTCATTGAACAACTTCAACTTGGTCTTCTCCGAACCATCTAGTTATTCGACATGTTCCTCCATGTGTGCGAGAAAGCTTTCAAGACTACCTCCATATTCTGATCTACTCGTTCGGgaaactctttcttttatgGAGTAGACCTTGAATATCAATTCTTTGATCGGCAGCCCATCCAATTGGGCATTTATAGCATCTATACTCCTAACTTTTTCATCTAGTTTCACGAGTCTGTTTTCTAAGAAACATATCATGTTGGGCATTTCTTTCAAGTAaatcatttcttcttccatctgGGTAAGCCGGTCGGCTTAAGATTTAGGTGTTGACTTCGTCATCGACAATTGcacttttttttacttttttttattttattttattttattttttttaagcgGAATAATGATTGTgcaacacttgttctaacccagCGAACAAGCCAACCGTGTAAAAATCGAACTTTGCAGAAAATTTGGACATATGGTCGAGCCTTGAGCTACATTTcgagagaaaatattttagaaaacatagGCGAGgaaaatcattaaaaacaaGTTGAAAGTAAGCACTACGGAAGTCAATTGCATTGAAAACATGTAGGGAAGATCGATTACAAAAGTTGGTCGTGGGAGGTTTGATGACTACTtgatccccctatagtacagtTTGAGACAATTAAAGTCTGACAGGAGTGGACATGATTTCGCCAAACGGTcatacaataaaaaatgaaataagaaagtaatataacatgaaagcaagtaaaaagaAGTTTGACATGTCACGCACATGTAATCATGAGCAACACGTCTTGGATCAGCATAACTGTGAAACGAAGCAAGATAACCATTTGTTCGAGATCAATTGGCTTGATTGAGTTAAGCCAAGTAGGCACAATTTAGCTACCAAGCCAAAAAGATAAGAAACTAGTATGATGCATATCAAATTCTATCCAATCCAATGCTTCCTTATAACCTACCCAAATATTAATCTTAATGAGACAATTGCTCGATTGTCTCATCGTACTACCCAAacgtatataaataaaagagactCATCTCACAAATAAGGTATAAAATACTATCTTAACTCAACTCAGCACCATTTCAATCTAACCATTTACTTGTTCACCACGAATCGAGCTAATATTGACTTGCGGTCAAATTATCGCATCAACCACTATCCGTTCAATTTCTCtcgaaaatgaagaaaaaaaaaactgaatatGTTGTTTTGTTGATGGGAGAACCAAATCCACTTGtcaatcaaaaccaaaaaagactAGATTCTCCAATGGAATTGAAGCCAAATCCACCATTTTGTTTTGGAGTTTAgcaaaaaaggagaaaaccCAATGCCACCCTCTCTGTTTGGTCCATCAAATCCATCATATTCTCTTCCCCAAACTCATGCACTCAAATTCATAGTTCTTGTCCCCTCCCCTTCGCTACCGTCCATAGCCCTCACCATCCACCACTCCTTTcccctcttctttttctccttttcacGTCGTGTCTTGTACAAACATCGAAATGTTCTTTTATCGAATGAGTATCGTTTTGAATTCGACTCGAATTTGAAGCATATAGGTAAATAGGGCAATTGATGCTACTTATATTCGGTCATGATGTTTGGTACTATGTTGGTATATTCATTTGAGTCCTCACTTTGTATTCAACTTTAACATGGACGAATGAATAATTTAGCCCTcgatatataaaaaaaaaaagtacaaaccGTTGATCTAGacataactcaattagttAAATTGTTGATTTAGAGATATAAAGTTTGAATCTCCACTTGTACATGTTGAactcagaagaagaaaaaaaaacttaagtTCTATACCAATCTAAGTTTGATTGATACACAAAATTAACGGTCAAAATAGCTGTAACAAATCTCATAAACCACAACAAAATCTAGGCTCTAATGAAATTTTACCTCTTTTATGTTATATATGGAGATTTTAAGATACTTTTGtttaatgaattttcaaacaaattttcacatttttttcaagttttacGTTATGATTATAACATAGATTATAACATCGTGAAATcaaaaacttataatataaaatttagtaCGACTTATCAAGTTTAAACGTATATTTTCTActcttcaaataaaatattattttaaatgaacaACGACATAGTATTTAATGTTTCTCAGTTAGATCCTTCCATgaacaaaaatgttaaaaattagTGGCAAACTCGTAGGGTCAAATATTGATAATTTAAATGAGAATGGACTAAATTAAGAATTACCTTAAAAACAATAGGGACCACATAGCAAATTTAgcctattttattaaaagggAAGGGGGCCTATAGTTTATAAATGGAATTATAAAACCTAATTTCATGGATCCAATGCTTACGtaataaattctttatttatttattttttctttttgaaacttCGATGGAAATTCCTCTTTTAAGTAATGGAttactttattatataaagtACTATCAATTTGATCTTCATTACAtttttaaccctttttttggtgatttttttttaaaaaaattgaatcatTATTGGGTCCATTAATCCCATTATGTTCTAATTTGAAATCtcaattattgttaaattaatcattttttaaaaaaatatctcatgATGcaagttatttaaattttaatgaattaattaataataacctTATGAAaaggatattattgaaataattgatGGGCTTAtccaagaaattaaataataataagtggTTTTTTAGAAAGGTTCGTGAGTTGGATTCGGTAGATGGACACGactctccccttaatcgaggctcgactccttttcctttggagtcctttgttcgatatttgagaatttaccaatctattgacacgactaagtttagggcatgactctgataccatgttagatgaacacgactctctagaatggtatgatattgctctcatgactttactttgggctttcccaaaataCCTCGttccaatggagagagtattcctttattataaacccctgatcattccctaaattagccgatgtgagactttcatcatccaacaggaTTGAGTCCAATAGTCacatttttcaaaaccaaCTTAAAAGTTCGAGAATAAATTTTGGGTCGGATTGAGttgaagttttttatttttaatataagtaaaacatttaaaaattatttttcaaagggTCGTACCAAAACCCAAGAACCAACCAAAcccaataaataatttttgagTTGGTTACTTGGTTCTTGGGTTCTTGTATGAGAACCTAAACGGTAGAAgtttggttgggttgagtttggttgatcgagtttttttcaagttatttgagttttgaaacgGTGCAATTTTCTCAACACAAGAAAAGTTTTCAACTAAAATGAGGCGTATTTATCATCATTCACATCATATTCCACGTGTATCAACTTACATGCAACTACCCGTGTCTACATTTCCATCACATTCATCTCCAACTCCTAAAAGAAACCATATCGATACTTGTCTTAGGtaattcaaactaattttTCACATTTAAGATCATAATTAATGAAAGAGACTACTATAGTGACATCATAGTCTCTCGATTCGTGTTTCATAGAGTCtattctctccaaccaacacGACACATCCATACTTATTTCAACATTTATTGATGTCTTCCTCCTTACAATTTTGCTCCCCACATCTTCaatatacaaattttattaccaaagtaaaaaagaaaaaggagccATGATGAAAGGAGGAATTGGGAACATTTTCATTATGTCTTGTCATTTCTAAAGTTTTTTCACAcaatcatcaataaaagatCATGTTTCTCTCTGACCCAATCGGTACGAATTCATAATcaagtaaatgaattaattaattactgaTTTTGAAAGATATTAcagaatttaatttaatttaatttttttgattaaGTCAAaagctagagagagaaagaggagagagagaaagagaggctGTCTGAATCTTTGGAGTTTCTCGTATGTCACTTACCAAAAAGATGCCTATTCTTAGTGTCTTAAATCTGAGTGAAGAGGatcataaaagtttaattttttttcataaataaattattaattaggtataattttgattaaaaaaaaaaagattaattaggAGCATATAACGTGGAACAGGAATTTATAGGTTGCAGAGATCCAGTGAGTAAGAGCATATTGGTTTTGAATTCTTTGCTATTTTTTGCTCTTTATGATTCCTTAGCGATGtgggttttcttttattctatcGAATCATGATCTGCCATTGGAGCTGCCATTGGAGCTTCAGAGTTcttgcttttcttcttcttcttcttcttcttcgtcttcaaTCTTCTTGCTATGGACTGAATTTTGATGGGGTTCTCTTGCTTTCGTTCAAGTATGGCGTTTTGGATGACcctctttttgttcttcagaACTGGAATTACTCCGATGAGACGCCCTGTTCATGGCGGGGAGTTCAATGCTCTGACGGTGGTGGTGCCGGCTCTAGAGTTACAGGTTTGTCTCTACCGAATTCTCAGCTGATGGGCTCTGTTTCTTCTGATCTGGGTCTGATTCAAAACCTTCAATCGGTTGATCTTTCTAATAATTCCTTTAATGGGTCTCTTCCCTTGTCTCTGTTTAACGCTACCATGCTCCGGTTTCTTGATTTGTCGGAGAATTTGATCTCCGGTGAGGTTCCGGCGGCGGTGGGTGGACTTGGGAATCTGCAAGTTCTTAACCTCTCTGGTAATGCTTTGGTCGGGAAGTTTCCGGGTGATCTTGCGGATTTGGGTAATCTTACGGTTCTGTCTCTGAAGAACAATTACATTTCCGGTGAAATTCTCGGTGGGTTTAAGACGGTGGAGGTTTTGGATCTGTCTTCTAATTTGATTGATGGAGCTTTGCCGTCTGATTTTGGTGGCGACAATTTACGTTATTTCAACATCTCGTACAATAAACTTTCCGGCAAAATCCCGCCGGATTTCGCTCATAATATTCCGGCCAACGCCACTATTGATCTCTCCTTCAATAACCTCACCGGAGAAGTCCCTGTTTCCGATGTGTTCATGAACCAAGAAGCAAAATCCTTCACCGGGAATCGCCAGCTCTGCGGCGAGTTAACGACAACCCCATGTTCAATTCCTTCTTCGGCGGCGTCTCTCCCGCCGGCGATCGCTGCCATTCCACTAGACCGAAGTACTCCAGAAACGACATCGCCGGAAAAACAGAGCGAAACTCGGTTCAAACCCTCAACAATCGTCGCCATTGTACTCGGAGACATCGTCGGATTGGCAATTCtgttcctcctcttcttctacGTCTATCacttgaagaaaagaaacaaatccGTCGAAACCCATTTGAAAAACGAAGCCAATTTGGCCAAGGAGAGCTTCTCCACATCCTCATCGGAATCCAGAGGAGTTTCCCGATGGTCCTGTttaagaaaaacagaggacCCAGAAGAGGGGAACTCCGATCAGGCGAGTGCCGTGTCAATCTCCGGCCACCGTGAGACGACAGAGGAGGGAGGAGATGGGAACAGGAAAGGGACTTTGGTGACGGTAAACGGCGGAGAGAAGGAGCTAGAACTGGAGGCGCTGCTGAAAGCATCAGCGTACATCCTCGGCGCCACCGGATCAAGCATAACGTACAAAGCAGTACTGGAAAACGGGACGGCGTTTGCCGTGAGAAGAATCGGAGACGGCGGAgtggaaaaattcaaagatttcGAGAATCAAATTCGTGTCGTAGCTAAATTGGTTCATCCAAATTTGGTTCGTGTTCGTGGGTTTTATTGGGGCATCGATGAAAAGCtcataatttatgattttgttcCTAATGGAAGCCTCGCCAATGCTCGTTAcagtaagttttttttatgtttgtgtATTGTTGATTTGAGTTCATGGGTTCAAAACAGCTCCAAGCTTGTCGCCATGTCCGATGAACTCTGAGTTCTTGAGCTCAGAAGCTTGCCGTTCACGGCGTTGGATTGAGTAAATGGTTGACGGTGGAGTAGGTATAACTGAAAGTGTTTGTTTTTAATGACACTTTGGGAAGTCAACCATTAAATTATGTCCTTAGCGGCAAAGATTTCACTTCCCGGAAAATTCACGAGCTCTGTCGGTATAGCTCATAAGTTGTGCCTTTTTCTTACTTTAATAGGGAAAGTGGGTTCGTCGCCTTGTCATCTTCCATGGGAGCCTCGATTGAGAATAGCCAAAGGAGTAGCTCGTGGCCTTTCTTATCTCCATGACAAGAAGCATGTCCATGGCAACTTGAGGCCCACCAACATTCTTTTGGGTTTCGACATGGAGCCCAAGATCGGCGATTTCGGTCTCGAGAAGCTCTTCTTGGGCGACTCGAGTTACAAGCCCGGTGGCTCAACTCGAAATTTCGGAAGTAAACGGTCCACTGCATCTCGAGATAGCTTCCAAGATTTCGTTACTGGACCAAGTCCAAGCTCGATTAATGGAGTGTCGCCGTACTTGCCACCAGAGTCGCTTCGGAGCTTGAAGCCCAACCCAAAGTGGGATGTGTACTCTTTTGGAGTGATATTGCTTGAGCTATTGACAGGGAAGATCATCGTGTTGGATGAGTTGAGCCAGGTGCTTGGACTTGCCGTCGAAGATAAGAGTCGAGCCCTGAAAATGACTGACATGGCGATTCGAGGTGAGATGGAGGGGAAAGAAGAAGCTTTGTTGTCTTGCTTTAAATTAGGATATAGTTGTGCATCACCTAACCCACAAAAGAGACCATCCATGAAGGAATGCTTGCAAGTTTTGGAGAAATTTCCAACCATATCCACTTCATCACACTATTATGGTCTCTAAGGGGGAAAGTGCAAATAATATAGAGGTGTTTGGGTTATTAACTAACAGTCCAATGTGTTTGTAATTGAGTGTGTGTGATTGATGCATCCAAAAGTTTGGTATTTGTTGTGTTCTAAACTTATGATccactcattttttttagttaaatttcataaaaaaaaaaatcgtacCCTACGTGTTTCACAATACAAGTTATTCGTTCAGGTACAAAATGAGtttgtttcaataaatatGTTGTCAGTTTATACTATCATCGAACCCATATACGAACTTTTTCACTATCATTATAAAGTAAGATGACGGTATGCAATGATAACAGTACAAAACCAT from Cucurbita pepo subsp. pepo cultivar mu-cu-16 unplaced genomic scaffold, ASM280686v2 Cp4.1_scaffold000536, whole genome shotgun sequence includes:
- the LOC111785524 gene encoding probable LRR receptor-like serine/threonine-protein kinase At4g37250, producing MICHWSCHWSFRVLAFLLLLLLLRLQSSCYGLNFDGVLLLSFKYGVLDDPLFVLQNWNYSDETPCSWRGVQCSDGGGAGSRVTGLSLPNSQLMGSVSSDLGLIQNLQSVDLSNNSFNGSLPLSLFNATMLRFLDLSENLISGEVPAAVGGLGNLQVLNLSGNALVGKFPGDLADLGNLTVLSLKNNYISGEILGGFKTVEVLDLSSNLIDGALPSDFGGDNLRYFNISYNKLSGKIPPDFAHNIPANATIDLSFNNLTGEVPVSDVFMNQEAKSFTGNRQLCGELTTTPCSIPSSAASLPPAIAAIPLDRSTPETTSPEKQSETRFKPSTIVAIVLGDIVGLAILFLLFFYVYHLKKRNKSVETHLKNEANLAKESFSTSSSESRGVSRWSCLRKTEDPEEGNSDQASAVSISGHRETTEEGGDGNRKGTLVTVNGGEKELELEALLKASAYILGATGSSITYKAVLENGTAFAVRRIGDGGVEKFKDFENQIRVVAKLVHPNLVRVRGFYWGIDEKLIIYDFVPNGSLANARYRKVGSSPCHLPWEPRLRIAKGVARGLSYLHDKKHVHGNLRPTNILLGFDMEPKIGDFGLEKLFLGDSSYKPGGSTRNFGSKRSTASRDSFQDFVTGPSPSSINGVSPYLPPESLRSLKPNPKWDVYSFGVILLELLTGKIIVLDELSQVLGLAVEDKSRALKMTDMAIRGEMEGKEEALLSCFKLGYSCASPNPQKRPSMKECLQVLEKFPTISTSSHYYGL